A window of the Salvelinus sp. IW2-2015 linkage group LG3, ASM291031v2, whole genome shotgun sequence genome harbors these coding sequences:
- the si:ch211-196f2.6 gene encoding uncharacterized protein si:ch211-196f2.6 isoform X1, protein MTESDMRKRCVCTLLVLMLIQTGMTDSGISVSHKWDGDHLSITCRLMGDKDTVSQINWEMTSSSNHTTTRLKLGIFHPVFGTYVFPKYNDTVEIQGNASSGNYTLRLRGSTVLEESQFCCKFMTFPSGALEQCTNTRINESTEEAQESEGPQGLLEERQVEQWALLVVGSTICLLSIAISLYYCLKYCCRHCCRRRRVFEVETYLTDQHTDSEGVTEEPPHQPTLPSPPHHQLQGFDPSKLYTKIKQDLLYGRLWKAYQGTAKAWGPTTQQGPQQQGPQQASELGPQKVYFLLGDHRASQREEPEEPELEPNLEQEQDPQPTLEGTMEPQTEPEPIHPLALEPGTQMEVQESECHLELEPNFPSTLPAQREELEPDMGTEKEETEETRD, encoded by the exons ATGACAGAGTCAGATATGAGAAAACGCTGTGTCTGCACTCTTTTGGTCCTCATGCTGATACAGACAG GCATGACAGACAGTGGGATTTCTGTATCTCACAAATGGGATGGAGATCACCTATCTATCACCTGtcgtctcatgggggacaaagaCACTGTTTCTCAGATCAACTGGGAGATGACCAGCAGTTCgaaccacaccaccaccagatTGAAACTGGGCATCTTCCATCCCGTGTTCG GTACCTACGTGTTCCCGAAGTACAACGATACTGTGGAGATCCAGGGTAACGCCTCCAGCGGCAATTACACGCTCAGGCTGAGAGGTAGCACTGTGTTGGAGGAGAGTCAGTTCTGCTGTAAATTCATGACCTTTCCCTCTGGAGCGCTGGAGCAGTGTACAAATACCAGGATTAATGAAAGCACAg AGGAGGCCCAGGAGTCAGAAGGCCCACAGGGTTTACTAGAGGAGAGACAAGTGGAGCAGTGGGCTCTGCTAGTAGTGGGATCTACCATCTGTCTCCTCAGTATCGCcatctctctctactactgcTTGAAGTATTGCTGCAGACACTGCTGCCGCAG GAGGCGAGTGTTCGAGGTGGAGACTTATCTGACAGATCAGCATACAGACTCGGAG GGGGTCACAGAGGAGCCACCCCATCAACCCACCCTTCCCTCACCCCCTCACCACCAGCTCCAGGGTTTTGACCCCTCTAAGCTGTACACTAAGATCAAGCAGGACCTGCTGTATGGACGGCTGTGGAAGGCCTACCAGGGGACGGCTAAGGCCTggggccccacaacacagcaggGACCACAGCAGCAAGGGCCACAACAAGCGTCAGAACTAGGGCCACAAAAG GTCTATTTTCTTCTGGGGGATCATCGTGCGTCACAGAGAGAGGAACCAGAAGAACCGGAACTAGAACCTAATCTAGAACAAGAACAAGACCCTCAACCAACCCTTGAAGGAACCATGGAACCACAGACTGAGCCTGAACCTATCCATCCATTAGCCCTGGAACCTGGAACACAGATGGAGGTTCAAGAATCAGAATGTCATTTAGAACTAGAACCCAATTTCCCATCAACCCTCCCTGCACAGAGGGAGGAACTGGAACCAGACATGGGAACAGAGAAGGAGGAAACTGAAGAAACCAGAGACTAA
- the si:ch211-196f2.6 gene encoding uncharacterized protein si:ch211-196f2.6 isoform X2: MTESDMRKRCVCTLLVLMLIQTGMTDSGISVSHKWDGDHLSITCRLMGDKDTVSQINWEMTSSSNHTTTRLKLGIFHPVFGTYVFPKYNDTVEIQGNASSGNYTLRLRGSTVLEESQFCCKFMTFPSGALEQCTNTRINESTEEAQESEGPQGLLEERQVEQWALLVVGSTICLLSIAISLYYCLKYCCRHCCRRRRVFEVETYLTDQHTDSEGVTEEPPHQPTLPSPPHHQLQGFDPSKLYTKIKQDLLYGRLWKAYQGTAKAWGPTTQQGPQQQGPQQASELGPQKREEPEEPELEPNLEQEQDPQPTLEGTMEPQTEPEPIHPLALEPGTQMEVQESECHLELEPNFPSTLPAQREELEPDMGTEKEETEETRD, translated from the exons ATGACAGAGTCAGATATGAGAAAACGCTGTGTCTGCACTCTTTTGGTCCTCATGCTGATACAGACAG GCATGACAGACAGTGGGATTTCTGTATCTCACAAATGGGATGGAGATCACCTATCTATCACCTGtcgtctcatgggggacaaagaCACTGTTTCTCAGATCAACTGGGAGATGACCAGCAGTTCgaaccacaccaccaccagatTGAAACTGGGCATCTTCCATCCCGTGTTCG GTACCTACGTGTTCCCGAAGTACAACGATACTGTGGAGATCCAGGGTAACGCCTCCAGCGGCAATTACACGCTCAGGCTGAGAGGTAGCACTGTGTTGGAGGAGAGTCAGTTCTGCTGTAAATTCATGACCTTTCCCTCTGGAGCGCTGGAGCAGTGTACAAATACCAGGATTAATGAAAGCACAg AGGAGGCCCAGGAGTCAGAAGGCCCACAGGGTTTACTAGAGGAGAGACAAGTGGAGCAGTGGGCTCTGCTAGTAGTGGGATCTACCATCTGTCTCCTCAGTATCGCcatctctctctactactgcTTGAAGTATTGCTGCAGACACTGCTGCCGCAG GAGGCGAGTGTTCGAGGTGGAGACTTATCTGACAGATCAGCATACAGACTCGGAG GGGGTCACAGAGGAGCCACCCCATCAACCCACCCTTCCCTCACCCCCTCACCACCAGCTCCAGGGTTTTGACCCCTCTAAGCTGTACACTAAGATCAAGCAGGACCTGCTGTATGGACGGCTGTGGAAGGCCTACCAGGGGACGGCTAAGGCCTggggccccacaacacagcaggGACCACAGCAGCAAGGGCCACAACAAGCGTCAGAACTAGGGCCACAAAAG AGAGAGGAACCAGAAGAACCGGAACTAGAACCTAATCTAGAACAAGAACAAGACCCTCAACCAACCCTTGAAGGAACCATGGAACCACAGACTGAGCCTGAACCTATCCATCCATTAGCCCTGGAACCTGGAACACAGATGGAGGTTCAAGAATCAGAATGTCATTTAGAACTAGAACCCAATTTCCCATCAACCCTCCCTGCACAGAGGGAGGAACTGGAACCAGACATGGGAACAGAGAAGGAGGAAACTGAAGAAACCAGAGACTAA